One segment of Scomber scombrus chromosome 3, fScoSco1.1, whole genome shotgun sequence DNA contains the following:
- the mych gene encoding myelocytomatosis oncogene homolog has translation MLQSFAQSQEWLYSEPLLFDDEFCQSLMKDLQSLPTPPQSPPMKTGLGGSKPLSKEDQLSYVSDILLEDQDMQLNWNYDFFHSDNAEKEGESSQPCSPLEESGEDCLWQCLASDKTLEEKLVSTMLSSSPLLSDIDTSIFEGIAGSTLDCQNLMDAQEPSEATSDYGSTGGELSAYSSSDSEEEIDVVTVVRCSSSPSPRSSPRSSLAERQQKQEEEQRALQRHFEIQLQHNYAAPCPASPPPSSASSSSSSSSSNKRSRGNDSSSRYHHSSRSSSSSSSSSRYHHHHHSSRNSTETEDEEERRRTHNVMERQRRNELKNCFMRLRDNVPELSHNDKASKVVILKKARDCIYGLEEENHKLQSKRDKLRAKQEELKAKLSKLRS, from the exons ATGTTGCAAAGCTTCGCGCAGTCGCAGGAGTGGCTTTACTCGGAGCCGCTGCTATTTGACGACGAGTTTTGCCAGAGTTTGATGAAGGACCTCCAGTCGCTGCCGACACCCCCACAGTCTCCCCCAATGAAGACTGGGCTGGGCGGCAGCAAGCCTCTGTCCAAGGAGGACCAGCTGAGCTACGTATCAGACATCCTGCTGGAGGACCAGGACATGCAGCTCAACTGGAACTACGACTTCTTCCACTCAGACAACGCAGAGAAGGAGGGCGAGTCCAGCCAGCCATGCTCCCCTCTGGAGGAGAGCGGGGAGGATTGCCTGTGGCAGTGCCTCGCATCAGACAAGACCCTAGAGGAGAAGCTGGTCTCCACCATGCTCAGCTCCAGCCCCCTGCTGTCCGACATCGACACCAGCATCTTTGAGGGGATTGCCGGCTCCACGCTAGACTGCCAAAATCTGATGGATGCTCAGGAGCCCAGTGAGGCCACATCAGACTATGGTTCGACTGGTGGAGAGCTGTCCGCCTACTCATCCAGTGACTCTG AGGAAGAGATTGATGTTGTGACAGTGGTACGCTGCTCGTCCAGCCCCTCTCCTCGGTCCTCTCCTCGGTCCTCATTGGCCGAACGTCAGCAGaagcaggaagaggagcagagggcTCTGCAGCGTCACTTCGAGATACAGCTGCAACACAACTACGCCGCGCCCTGCCCCGCCTCGCCGCCACCTTCCTccgcctcttcttcctcatcctcgtCATCGTCCAACAAGCGCTCGAGAGGGAACGACAGCTCCTCGCGCTACCACCACTCTTCCCGCAGCTCTTCTTCTTCGTCGTCCTCGTCGCggtaccaccaccaccaccattcgTCTCGGAACTCGACGGAGacggaggacgaggaggagaggCGGCGGACACACAATGTGATGGAGCGACAGAGGCGAAACGAGCTGAAGAACTGCTTCATGCGCCTGCGCGACAACGTGCCCGAGCTGTCGCACAACGACAAGGCGTCCAAGGTGGTGATCCTGAAGAAGGCCAGAGACTGCATCTACGgcctggaggaggagaaccACAAGTTGCAATCCAAGAGAGACAAACTTAGAGCCAAACAGGAAGAGCTGAAAGCCAAGCTGTCGAAGCTCCGCAGCTAA